The genomic window GAGGCGGGGGCTATCAATCCACCTGTAGAAGAGCGAAAAGCCGTCAGCTTGCCGCCTTGCTTGCGAATGTTGTCAATCATCTGCATGGCAGACATGTGGTCAATGCCGGGGTCAAGTCCCATTTCATTGAGTAGCAGCACGCCAGCTTGAGTTGCTGCTGAATGTAGGGTGTGCATCTCCGGCGAAATGTAAGAAGCCGTGATGAGATGTTTGCGGTACTTCACACACAGCTCAGCGACGTGAAAGTGCATGTGCGGGGGCAACAAAGATATGATAATATCGAATGAAGCTAAAAAGTGTTCTGGCATTTTGTGAGGGTGCCAGTCTAAGGCTTCGCCTTGCAGTTCGGGATAAGGCGAGAGCTGTTTGTCCAGAATATCTTTGGAAACATCGCTGACAGTTACCCGCCAGTGTTGTGTGCGTACCTTTTCTGCCAAAAAACGAATGAGTGCAGAAGCTGAGCGCCCTGCGCCTATCAACAATACTTTGTTATTCATTCCTTTATGCGATTTCAACAAATTGCCGTATATTCGTAAAAAAGACTCTTGAACAAAAGTACTACATTTCAATGAGCCAAGTGGCTGATATGCCCAAAAATTACTTTTGAATATGAAAAAAGCATACAAACGACAGCAGCTATATACCGTTTTTATAGTGGTGCTGCTTGCCATCTTGCTTTCGGTGTTGTCAACCGCTGCTTGGTTGTACGTGCGCTTTGACGGCTACCGGCAGGCGCAGCAACTGTTAGAAGTAGGACAACAGGCAAGCATGGACCTGCAACAGCTGTTCATAGAAGCGCAACAGGTGGCTGCCGGCAATGAGAACCGCCGCCGCAGCCTGCAAGAACAACTCACTTCTTACGCTGTATTGCTGAATGCTTTGGACAGAGGTGGTGAATTGGAAGCAGGTGGGCAGACCATCAAGCTTACCTCCGCAGTATCCCAAGAGGCGCGTCCGTTGCTTCGCAAGATGCAAGAGAAGTGGAAGTCCTATCGTTTGTATGCCGACACACTGGCTTCTCAGCCTTTATATCTGATTGAGAGAGAAGAAGCCCCCGAAGCTTTAAGCCTCGATATAGACCTTGAGCAAGCGCTGCAAGTACAAGGTGGCGAAACCAAGCGCTTGAATCCTGCCATCACGCGTGCCATGAACTATCTGGCGTCAGAGACCTTCGTTTTGTTGGCTTTGAATGCCAAGTTAAATCAGCAGCTCCAACTCGAGCTGGTAGAGGCACAAGGGTCTTTCTATTGGAGCATTGCGGTTTTTGTGCTTATTAACATGCTGGTTCTGTTGATGGTTGCCCTTTTGGTGCGCAACCGTTTGCTGCATCCACTGCGTAGCCTTTTGCACAAAGCCAAATCCATTGAAAGAGGGGATATTTCCGGGCAGATGCCGCCTGTGGATGAAAACAATGAACTTAGCGAGATAGCCCACGCCATCGAACGAATGGAGCGTAACATACTGGGCACCTCTTCTCTTATAAAGGAATTGGGGCGGAGCCAAGGTGCTAATCAAGTACCTTACAAGCAGCAAATAGACATGCCTGTACTGGCAGAAGCTATACAGAGCGTGCAGATGCGTTTTACGGAAGTACAGGAAGAAGAAGAGCATCGTGCTTGGGCTTCTCAAGGTTTGTCTGTGTTTGTGGATGTTCTGCGCGAATATGGCAACCAAGACATCCAAACCCTGAGCTATGCGCTCATCTCACGCTTAGTAGAATACGTGGGGGCTGCCCAAGGGGCTTTGTATGTAATGGAGGAAGATGAAAACAGGCGTACTGGCGAAAAAAGCATCTATGCCGAATTAAAAGCTTGTTATGCTTATGGGCGTCAAAAGTTTCTGAAAAACCGTGTGTATCCTCGAGAAGGAGTCCTTGGACAGGCTTTGGTAGATGGAGAAACAATCTACATCACCGATGTACCCGAAGGCTATACCGACATTCAATCGGGCTTGGGAGGGGCAGAGCCCCGCGCCATTTTGATTGTGCCACTCAAACTCAATGAATTGCTGGTAGGCGTGCTCGAACTAGCTTCTTTTCATGAGTTTGAGCCTTACAAAATAGAGTTTATCGAGCGCATCGCTACCAACATAGCCTCTACCATCAACAATGTGAAAGCCAATGAGCGTACACGCCTACTATTAAAGCGTCAGGAAGATGTGGTGAATGCGCTGCGTCAGCAGGAGGAAATGCTTACCCAAAACATGGAAGAGCTGCAGGCTACTCAAGAAGAAATGGAGCGCAATCAAGCAGCCCTTTCGGCGCAGTCGTTTGCTATAGGCAGTTCTTTGCTCAACATCGAATACGACCTTTACGGAAGTGTTTTGAATGCCAATGCTTTGGCTTGCGAAGTGCTGCGCTATTCTCTTACGGAGTTGAAAGGAAAGAACCACCGGCAGTTGGTGGATACTGAAACAGCCTACAGCCCCGAGTATGACGCCTTTTGGCAGGCGTTGCGTGAAGGTGAGCCAAAAAAAGGAGAGTTTAAGCACATAGGCAAAGAAGGAAAGGAAGTGTGGTTGCAGGCGAGCTTTGTGCCTGTGCCTGACCACCGCGGCAAAGTGGATAAAATCCTGTTTCTCGGCTTCGACATCACCGAAGAGAAGCATAAAATTCTGGACTATGAAGCGCAGCTTCAAGCCATTTACCGCACTACAGCAGTTATAACTTTTGACCTGCAGGCAAATATATTGGAGGTAAACGATTTGGCATTGCGTTCCTTGGG from Thermonema lapsum includes these protein-coding regions:
- a CDS encoding PAS domain S-box protein, which gives rise to MKKAYKRQQLYTVFIVVLLAILLSVLSTAAWLYVRFDGYRQAQQLLEVGQQASMDLQQLFIEAQQVAAGNENRRRSLQEQLTSYAVLLNALDRGGELEAGGQTIKLTSAVSQEARPLLRKMQEKWKSYRLYADTLASQPLYLIEREEAPEALSLDIDLEQALQVQGGETKRLNPAITRAMNYLASETFVLLALNAKLNQQLQLELVEAQGSFYWSIAVFVLINMLVLLMVALLVRNRLLHPLRSLLHKAKSIERGDISGQMPPVDENNELSEIAHAIERMERNILGTSSLIKELGRSQGANQVPYKQQIDMPVLAEAIQSVQMRFTEVQEEEEHRAWASQGLSVFVDVLREYGNQDIQTLSYALISRLVEYVGAAQGALYVMEEDENRRTGEKSIYAELKACYAYGRQKFLKNRVYPREGVLGQALVDGETIYITDVPEGYTDIQSGLGGAEPRAILIVPLKLNELLVGVLELASFHEFEPYKIEFIERIATNIASTINNVKANERTRLLLKRQEDVVNALRQQEEMLTQNMEELQATQEEMERNQAALSAQSFAIGSSLLNIEYDLYGSVLNANALACEVLRYSLTELKGKNHRQLVDTETAYSPEYDAFWQALREGEPKKGEFKHIGKEGKEVWLQASFVPVPDHRGKVDKILFLGFDITEEKHKILDYEAQLQAIYRTTAVITFDLQANILEVNDLALRSLGYKKSDLVGKHISWLKNRTIAEDEDSKLLWRKLKGGIAEYGEYCFYDHEGKECWFEGSFNPVLDPNGSTIKVVFFGTDITGRKEAERQMQEAKRRAYIQHENLLALINNTEDRIFSIDKNFFVTIINENARRMFRQIGRDVREGTNILDTLPRDRYELLKEPYQKALEGETIRAEESYIGADGREIYLLVSYTPIRDDEDKTIGVTVFAKDITDLKHQEEELLQAKRKMEEREQEVEAILNSLDFYIFTFDTRMNLTFFNKAIADEVLKRRNIHIRAGESAVKKIHDFEEADYWQSLYERGLKGEVIVTKREIEKGGKKVVQEIRIEPLRNRFGKVYRCVVIIQEH